A stretch of the Diprion similis isolate iyDipSimi1 chromosome 14, iyDipSimi1.1, whole genome shotgun sequence genome encodes the following:
- the LOC124414629 gene encoding uncharacterized protein LOC124414629 — translation MTQKLLFLALMIALSAAESPPYRPRGWRPSGQSFNPGKFGSYGPPTPPNTYGPQNEPQTTTSTTTTTQAPTTSTPRSREPTTPFPEDDNFGSPALAVANSFAFNRPVYVYNSFPYLSGYTVLK, via the exons ATGACGCAGAAG CTGCTCTTCCTCGCCCTGATGATCGCTCTTTCCGCTGCGGAATCCCCGCCGTATCGGCCACGAGGCTGGCGTCCTTCCGGTCAGTCCTTCAACCCAGGAAAATTTGGGTCCTACGGCCCTCCAACGCCCCCCAACACTTATGGGCCTCAAAACGAACCCCAGACCACGACCTCAACCACGACCACGACTCAGGCCCCGACAACGTCGACACCAAGGAGCAGAGAACCGACGACACCCTTTCCCGAGGATGATAATTTTGGAAGCCCAGCCCTCGCCGTCGCCAATTCGTTTGCTTTCAACAGGCCCGTTTACGTATACAACAGTTTTCCTTATTTGTCTGGTTACACGGTGTTGAAGTGA